In one Streptomyces marincola genomic region, the following are encoded:
- a CDS encoding CobW family GTP-binding protein → MPNSRIPVLVLAGFLGAGKTTLLNHLLRNREGVRIGAVVNDFGSIPVDAMTVAGQVDAMASFGNGCLCCAVDTEDLDAALDALARPGAGIDLIVVEASGLAEPPSLVRMILASDNRRVVYGGLVQVVDAAEPQHARHLGVADLVVLNKADRVPPGALDALTEELRARAAGAPVVPAAHGRIDPRLLFDGDAGPGGRPGPRQLSFADLAAAEEETHGRHPHTGYESVSFRTEAPLAPRRLMAFLDSRPEGLYRIKGFVSFGTERFGVHAVGRFLRFYPAEAGQGAELVLIGSGLDTAALHRELAACVATGPAAEEDLWEVLRYVDDPDDVTAEAEAEAEAEADGAREGARDRARSGAPDGAGGLTGAVSPG, encoded by the coding sequence ATGCCGAACAGCAGGATCCCGGTCCTCGTCCTCGCCGGCTTCCTCGGGGCGGGGAAGACCACGTTGCTCAACCACCTCCTGAGGAACCGCGAGGGCGTGCGGATCGGCGCCGTCGTCAACGACTTCGGCAGCATCCCCGTGGACGCGATGACGGTGGCGGGCCAGGTCGACGCCATGGCCTCCTTCGGCAACGGCTGCCTGTGCTGCGCCGTCGACACCGAGGACCTGGACGCGGCACTCGACGCCCTGGCCCGGCCGGGCGCCGGCATCGACCTCATCGTCGTGGAGGCGAGCGGCCTGGCCGAGCCGCCGTCGCTGGTCCGGATGATCCTCGCCAGTGACAACCGCCGCGTCGTCTACGGCGGCCTGGTGCAGGTCGTCGACGCGGCAGAGCCGCAGCACGCCCGCCACCTCGGTGTCGCCGACCTCGTCGTGCTGAACAAGGCCGACCGCGTGCCGCCGGGGGCGCTCGACGCGCTGACGGAGGAGCTGCGGGCCCGGGCCGCGGGCGCGCCCGTCGTCCCGGCGGCGCACGGGCGGATCGACCCGCGCCTGCTGTTCGACGGGGACGCGGGCCCGGGCGGGCGCCCGGGACCCAGGCAGCTGTCCTTCGCCGACCTGGCCGCCGCCGAGGAGGAGACGCACGGGCGGCACCCGCACACCGGGTACGAGAGCGTCTCGTTCCGCACGGAGGCGCCGCTGGCGCCGCGGCGGCTGATGGCGTTCCTCGACTCCAGGCCGGAAGGGCTCTACCGGATCAAGGGCTTCGTCTCCTTCGGGACGGAGCGCTTCGGCGTGCACGCCGTCGGGCGCTTCCTGCGCTTCTACCCCGCCGAGGCCGGGCAGGGCGCGGAACTGGTGCTGATCGGCTCGGGTCTCGACACCGCCGCCCTGCACCGCGAGCTGGCCGCCTGCGTCGCCACCGGGCCCGCGGCCGAGGAGGACCTGTGGGAGGTCCTGCGCTACGTGGACGACCCGGACGACGTCACCGCGGAGGCGGAGGCGGAGGCAGAGGCAGAGGCGGACGGGGCGCGGGAGGGCGCACGCGACCGCGCGCGCTCCGGCGCGCCGGACGGCGCCGGTGGCCTCACCGGCGCCGTCTCCCCGGGCTGA
- a CDS encoding DNA gyrase/topoisomerase IV subunit A: MARRSTKSPPPEEFEERILDIDVVDEMQGSFLEYAYSVIYSRALPDARDGMKPVHRRILYQMHDMGLRPDRNYVKCARVVGEVMGKLHPHGDSAIYDALVRMAQPFSMRLPLVDGHGNFGSLGNDDPPAAMRYTECRSAPAAGLMVESIDEDTVDFAPNYDGSEREPVALPAAYPNLLVNGASGIAVGMATNMPPHNLVEVIAAARHLIRHPAADLATLMRMVPGPDLPTGGQIVGLDGIRDAYATGRGTFRMRATVTEEKVSARRRGLVVTELPFAVGPEKVIGKIKDLVNAKKLQGIADVKDLTDREHGLRLVIEVKNGFNPEAVLAQLYKLTPMEETFGINNVALVDGQPLTMGLRDLLRVYVDHRFDVVRRRSEFRRGKRRDRLHLVEGLLIALLDIDEVIRLIRSSENAAAAKEALIERFGLSEVQTQYILDTPLRRLTKFDRIELESERDRLNTEIDELTRILESDAELRKLVSAELAEVAKKYGTPRRTRLLESEAAAVDVVPLEVSDDPCRVLLSSTGLLARTEDGDGAFGEGRGGRRGKHDVVVSAAPATIRGEVGAVTSEGRLLRLSVVDLPQLPQGAATPSLAGGAQVAEFLSLRPDERVVCLTTLDESSPGLAIGTEHGVVKRVVPDYPGHKEELEVISLREGDRIVGAVELRTGEEDLVFITSDAQLLRYPASQVRPQGRPAGGMAGVKLAEGARVLSFAAVDPAADAAVFTVAGGSGTLDDAFGTAKLTPFDQYPRKGRATGGVRCQRFLKGEERLTFAWAGPMPARAAAASGAPLDLPEPDPRRDGSGTPLDKPVAVVGAPL, translated from the coding sequence ATGGCCCGCCGCAGTACGAAGTCCCCGCCTCCCGAGGAGTTCGAGGAGCGCATTCTGGACATCGACGTCGTCGATGAGATGCAGGGCTCTTTCCTTGAGTACGCCTACTCGGTGATCTACTCCCGCGCGCTGCCCGACGCGCGGGACGGGATGAAGCCGGTGCACCGGCGCATCCTCTACCAGATGCACGACATGGGCCTGCGGCCCGACCGCAACTACGTCAAGTGCGCCCGCGTCGTCGGCGAGGTGATGGGCAAGCTGCACCCGCACGGCGACTCGGCCATCTACGACGCGCTCGTCCGCATGGCCCAGCCGTTCTCGATGCGGCTGCCCCTGGTCGACGGCCATGGGAACTTCGGTTCCCTGGGCAACGACGACCCGCCGGCCGCCATGCGGTACACCGAGTGCCGCTCGGCGCCCGCGGCCGGGCTGATGGTGGAGTCCATCGACGAGGACACGGTCGACTTCGCGCCGAACTACGACGGCAGCGAACGCGAGCCGGTCGCGCTCCCGGCCGCCTACCCCAACCTCCTGGTGAACGGCGCCAGCGGCATCGCGGTCGGCATGGCCACCAACATGCCGCCGCACAACCTCGTCGAGGTCATCGCGGCGGCCAGGCACCTGATCCGCCACCCGGCCGCCGACCTGGCCACGCTGATGCGCATGGTGCCGGGCCCCGACCTGCCGACGGGCGGTCAGATCGTCGGCCTCGACGGCATCCGCGACGCGTACGCGACGGGCCGCGGCACGTTCCGCATGCGCGCGACCGTCACCGAGGAGAAGGTCTCGGCGCGCCGCCGCGGCCTCGTCGTCACCGAACTGCCGTTCGCCGTCGGCCCCGAGAAGGTCATCGGGAAGATCAAGGACCTGGTGAACGCCAAGAAGCTCCAGGGCATCGCCGACGTCAAGGACCTGACGGACCGCGAGCACGGCCTCCGGCTGGTCATCGAGGTGAAGAACGGGTTCAACCCCGAGGCCGTGCTCGCCCAGCTCTACAAGCTGACGCCGATGGAGGAGACCTTCGGCATCAACAACGTGGCGCTCGTGGACGGCCAGCCGCTGACGATGGGCCTGCGCGACCTGCTGCGGGTCTACGTCGACCACCGCTTCGACGTGGTCAGGCGGCGCAGCGAGTTCAGGCGCGGAAAGCGGCGGGACCGGCTGCACCTCGTCGAGGGCCTGCTGATCGCCCTGCTCGACATCGACGAGGTCATCCGCCTGATCCGCTCCAGCGAGAACGCGGCGGCGGCCAAGGAGGCCCTGATCGAGCGGTTCGGTCTCTCGGAGGTGCAGACCCAGTACATCCTGGACACGCCGTTGCGGCGGCTGACCAAGTTCGACCGGATCGAGCTGGAGAGTGAGCGCGACCGGCTGAACACGGAGATCGACGAGCTGACCCGCATCCTGGAGTCGGACGCCGAGCTGCGCAAGCTGGTCTCCGCGGAGCTGGCCGAGGTCGCCAAGAAGTACGGGACGCCGCGCCGCACGCGGCTGCTGGAGTCCGAGGCCGCGGCCGTCGACGTGGTGCCGCTCGAAGTGTCCGACGACCCGTGCCGGGTGCTGCTGTCCTCCACCGGGCTGCTGGCCCGCACCGAGGACGGCGACGGCGCGTTCGGCGAGGGCCGCGGCGGGCGGCGCGGCAAGCACGACGTGGTCGTCTCGGCCGCGCCCGCCACCATCAGGGGCGAGGTCGGCGCGGTGACCTCCGAGGGCCGGCTGCTGCGGCTGTCCGTGGTCGACCTCCCGCAGCTGCCGCAGGGCGCCGCGACGCCGAGCCTGGCGGGCGGCGCGCAGGTCGCCGAGTTCCTCTCCCTGCGCCCCGACGAGCGGGTGGTGTGCCTGACCACGCTCGACGAGTCCTCGCCCGGCCTGGCCATCGGCACGGAGCATGGGGTGGTCAAGCGGGTCGTCCCCGACTACCCGGGCCACAAGGAGGAGCTTGAGGTCATCTCCCTCAGGGAGGGCGACCGGATCGTCGGCGCCGTGGAGCTGCGCACCGGCGAGGAGGACCTGGTCTTCATCACCAGTGACGCGCAGCTGCTGCGCTACCCGGCCTCCCAGGTCCGGCCGCAGGGGCGGCCGGCGGGCGGCATGGCGGGCGTCAAGCTGGCCGAGGGGGCCCGGGTCCTGTCGTTCGCGGCGGTGGACCCGGCCGCGGACGCGGCGGTGTTCACCGTGGCGGGCGGCAGCGGCACGCTCGACGACGCGTTCGGCACGGCGAAGCTGACGCCGTTCGACCAGTACCCGCGCAAGGGGCGCGCCACCGGCGGGGTGCGCTGCCAGCGGTTCCTCAAGGGCGAGGAGCGGCTGACGTTCGCCTGGGCCGGGCCGATGCCCGCGCGGGCCGCGGCGGCCTCGGGAGCGCCCCTGGACCTGCCCGAGCCCGATCCGCGCCGCGACGGCTCGGGAACGCCGCTGGACAAGCCCGTCGCGGTGGTCGGCGCGCCGCTGTGA